The following nucleotide sequence is from Peribacillus sp. ACCC06369.
TTGTTACAGCTTTCACGCTTATCATAATGTATCCTTTCTTTCTAGGTTTATATAGATATGGATTCCGTAAGCAAAATTAGCTTAGTGACTTCATAATAGCAGGTGCATTTGTTTGAATAAGGCATTAAAAAAGGAGACCATAAAATATGTTAACAGTCGATAATTATATTGATTCTATAAAAGCTAACCTTGAGAAACATTCAGATTTGTTAGTAGGTAACCTTAAAAATATCATTACATACAACTATTTTTCTGATATAGATTTGTTGGATTTTACCGCATTTATTGAGCCTGCAAATTTTGAAATTTCAATAAGGATGTTCTCTATGGATAGAGAAGCTAACGAAGTTTTCTATGAAGGTAATGACACAACAGTTTATGCAGGTAGTGTTGATGTAATTCCTGATGTAACATACTATCAGTTAATCGACAATTCATTGGATAATTTTCTTGATAATTTTTACGAAGAAAACTATCCAGCAATATACGAGTTAGAACAAAAAGCATTTACAGATTGGTTTAGTCAATGTTGGAAAAAATCAGGTGGAGATATATTGAATTTACCATCATTCTTTGTTTTCAACGATGATACTAAATCATACGAGTTAAAGAATAATCAATGGATTGATGATGAAAAATGGTCATAAGAAACGATGAAGAATGCCTATATAAAGGCATTCTTTTTTATTATCGAAATATCAACATTAACGATTAATATAGCTTATATTTAAACATCTTAAATTTGCAACCAAAGCTTTCGCAGATTTATACTGAAACAGCTAATCTCAGGCCACTAAGGATCAGTTGGCCATCAAAACAGCTGAATATAACGCAAAGGTTAAAGAGCTTGCTGCAGCTAACAATACAATTAAAAACTTGAATGCTACACTTAAATATGCGGAAGAAAAGGCTGGACAAGCTGATAAGTTCGTCATTGAGATTATATAAAAAAATTCATTTTTTGTTATTGATAGGTTTTTGTATTACCTAATCTATATATTCTTAGGCAGCAAGGCTCATTATCTTGTGATTTTTAAAGGAAGTCTTTTCACTCCAAAAACGAACGGACTTGGAATCGCCTCCAGCTCAGTCCCTTTTACACCTTCTAATTTTGCAAATGTACTTAATAGTGTCACGAGAGCTACTTCTGCTTCTAGACGTGCAAGCGGGGCACCTAAACAAAAATGAATACCAAACCCGAAACTCAAATGAGGATTTAATTTTCTTTCTAACGTAAACCGATTAGGTTCTGCAAACTTTTGTTCATCCCGGTTTGCCGAAGCGACCCAGCAAATTACTTGTTCCCCCTTTTGGATTGTTGTGCCCCCAACTTTGACATGTTCCTTTGTAACACGGCCAATTGCCTGTATTGGAGGATAAAAGCGTAGTGTTTCTTCTACCAATTTTGGTATTAAAGGCAAATTTGTCCTAGCTTGTTCTTGAATGTTTTTATCTTCTGTCATATAGCGTACGGCATTTGTAATTAAATTAGTTGTTGTTTCATTGCCCGCAACTAATAATAAAACACAGAAAGATAGTACCTCGTCTTCTGTTAATTTTTCCCCATCAATTTTTGCCGCTAATAATAGCGAAATTAAATCTTCTTCAGGATTAATTTTTCTCTCTAAAATTATTTTTTTGAAATATTCTTTAAGAAACCCACTTCCTTCCTTACGTTTTTGTGCCATTCTTTGGAAGGCTTCATTTGAACCATCTTTGGCCCCTGCCACGAGAACATCAGAATAGGTTTTAAAAAGATCCCGATCCTTAGCAGGGACCCCTAATAATTCGGCAATTATAATGACAGGCAACGGACCAGCAAGATTATGAACGAGATCCATAGTCCCCTTCTCATTAACTTGATCGAGAAGGTAAAGTGTCACCTCTTCGATTTTATTTTTTAAATCCTTCACTGCTTTAGGAGTGAATGCCTTGTTCACTAAGTTTCTCATTTTCGTGTGTCTAGGAGGGTCCATTGTCAAAATGCTTCCTTGAAGAGTTCCAGCCCCTCGTTCCGATGAAAACAGTTTTGGATTTTTTAGAATATAATGAACGTCTTCATATCGAAACACATCCCAGCAGCTTCGAGCCTCGTCGTACCTTACGGGAGTTTTTTGTCGTAAACTATTAAAGATTGGAAAAGGAAATAATTGATCTGCGTTCGAATCAATTTCGCTCATGGGAATGAGATTAGCATACTGCTCCACTGCGCTTGTTGATTTACGTTCTTGTGTCATGGTTTCATTTCTCCTTTTATTGTGCCTAATATTCATACTGAAAATAGTCATGAACCGGTTCATTAACTAAGATAACAAACTCGTAATTTGGTTTCAATTGACATAAATTGAGATATTTTTCAATAAGAAGAAAGTAATAACTCGGAAAATTTGATTCACCACCTATTGAAAAACTCTTTTGAGTTTCATAGCTTCTCGTTTAAGGTTATGCAGGTACCCCAAGTCATGCCAGCAGTGTAATACTTAGCTTTTTATATTTATATTTCAAAAAACTCTCAAGCTATCCACAAAATTCCTACATATAAATCTATATTGATAATAAAGAAACAGTTGGGATGAAAATTGGATACGTATGATATCAGAAAAGTGATTCATTATTATACAAGTATGGTGTTTTGAAGGCACCGATAGCAGGATGGGTCGATCCTTTATCTGCTTTATATCCGGTAGATTTTAATAGGGACGGGATATATGAGCTCGAAACATATCAAAGGATAGCCGGAAGGTACAATGCCGATTAACTCGGAGTTGTACAGACCGTATTGAAATGGAACGGCAGTTAGGTCCTGACCGTCAAAATGTGGCTATCTTTGGACGGGATATAGCATTTAGAAAAGGAATGTTCATGAAGAAGGTAACAGGCGAAACCTTCGCCCAAAAGATACCGAAAGCATGAAATGTATTAAGGGGAATTATATTAATAAAAAGTAATCTAAAATATAGCGGAAAAATGGATAGGGGGCTTAGTGGATTAGGTCTTCCAATATTAATTTATCACATATTTCACGCAGAAATTGTAACGGGAGATCATCTAACAAACCATTATACCTATATTCAGCCTTATCCACTATTATTTTTAGTCTGCCGCTGAAGTTTTTACCAGAAGCAATAGGTGGGTTTCTGCAAAGGGTGTGTCAATCTAGGGATGCTGGCTACATTTAAAGGAAATTTCATAACTATCGGACAGAAAGGAAATCGTATAAATTGGATCTAATGGTCGGAGGGGAATATCAGTTGGAATTGTTTTCATTTCCTGATAGCCCTCATCGTCCAAGTTATCCTGAAGCAAGAGGGCTTAGACATCTTGCTTTTGAAGTGGAAGATATTAATCAAGCGATTGAAGATTTAGAAAAAGAAAACATTCCAGTCGAACCTAGTCGAACCTATCCGTGTTGATGAGTTAACAGGAAAAAGGTTTACCTTTTTTTGTGATCCGGATGATTTGCCTCTTGAAATATATGAAAAATTGCAATCACCAGTAGGGTTATGTTTATTTTGATATAAGAAAAGCCTTTCATCAAGGCGACCTAAAACCAAAAAGTATTTAAAATGAAAATGGAAATCATTTTGTGATTTCCATTTTCGCTTCTTTATTTTTTAGGACATAAAATCCGAATTAACTTAGTGTATTCATTTTTCCTTTACTTGGAATAAAGATTGGGGTTTCTACGACAAATGCTTTCCCTGTACGGGTAGTTCCAGTCAGAAAACTTTCTTGATTAAGTGTAACCATTCGATGCAGCCTGTTACTGTTAAAAATAAGAGAACCCCTTTGATTAAATTTCACGCCATCTATCCACAGCCTAAAATCATCCGATATAAACTCTCGGAATTTATCATTTTCTTCCATGTATGTTCCGATTCCTTTACCATCAATTATACTACCTGTATCGTGAAGTGGGTTCTGAAGGTTGATTTTTATCTAAGTGAATCCAGAGATAATCAAGCAGCCAAACGCTTTCTCAAGAAAGCCTTGGTTTTTTCGTATGTTTCAAGACCCTTATCATAACAGTGGATAAAAACCCAGCGTATCCTGTAGCCATTCAGGAGTTAAAAGAAGAAGAGTAGCCCGAAGGCATACAAATAACGCAAGTTAGTTATCTCAACATTATCGTGTAGCAGGATCAACGATTTATTAAAAAGCGTATTGTACAGAATGCTTGGCTTAAAGTCCTTTCGAACTGCTAAACGGATTATTGCGGGGATTGAAGCTATGCACATGATCTAAAAAGGACCAAACGTTCCAAGGAGGAGTCTGTCCAAAATCAGGTGAATTGTATCCACTAACTCTTGGATTAACCATAAAGTAGCATTCCGTTAGAAATCCTATTAGTTTTTTCAAATTCACAATATTTTACACTTTTAACGTTATTATTGCAGTATTGCTCCACAAAACTGTTACAGTGTAAAAGCCTCAAGACAATATTTCAAGTAAGCTTAAATGTGGACAAGGTAATTGTAAACGAGTTTGTAGACAAAAGGGGTTCCATCTGCAAAGTTGATTGGAACGGAAGGTGCGTGACTCCTGCGGGAAAAGCGCGTCCATGGGAGACCCACAGGCGCCAAGAGCGCCGAGGAGGCTCCCGGACCGCCCGCGGAAAGCAAGTGCCTGGAGTCGAAATCAACGTTCATATTTTACACTCCCTCAAAAAAATGTAGGCAATCTTAATATCGAGTTTGTCTACAGTCTGAACAAAAGGTGCTTCCTATACGAAGCACCTTTTGTTTAGCGTGCTTTTCTAACCCAATCCATCAAAATTTTCTGACCAAGCCCATCAGGTATTAGCTTTCTTCAGCGATGATTACAGCCCAGAGTGAACACAAATTCCTTTTCTTACTATGCCACTTCACAGCGAGATAGGAATTTTATTGAAGTTCTTACGTATCCATGATACCTTCAGGTTATAGTGAATGGTATGGGAGGAATTGGTTTTGAACACTAAAGCATTTTTATTGGCATCCATTACAGTTATTATTTGGGGATCTACATTCGCTGCTATTCGTGCAGGCTTACATGGCGGGTATTCAGCTGGCCATTTGGTACTTGTGCGTTATCTTATTGCATCAGGGATTTTTGTCCTATATGCTCTATGGCCTGGCGTGAAATTTCGACTCCCGAAAAAGGAGGATTTGTTGAGAATATCGATCCTTGCATTTATTGGTATTAGTATGTACCATATCGGGGTGACATTCGGGGAACTTACCGTTTCGGCGGGAACCGCTGGAATGCTGATTGGTTCAGCACCCGTTTTCATTGCGATCATTGCTGCTATCGTTTTAAAAGAACGCCTCGGCTTATTCGGATGGATTGGTTTAGGAATAGGATTCACAGGGATCACCTTAATTACATTGGGTACTGCAGGCCCTTCGCTAACTATTTCTGAAGGAGCCTTTTTAGTGCTGATGTCTGCTGTTGCTTCTGCGGTGTTTTTTGTTTTCCAAAAGCCGTTGTTTAGCCGTTATAATCCGATTGAATTGACAGCTTATTTCACATGGATCGGTACAATACCCTTTTTTATATTTTTTCCAGGGCTATTTCAAGAAATGCAACACGCTACAATGGAAGGACATTTATCAGCGATTTTTGTTGGTATTTTCCCTGCGGCCATCGGTTATGTTACATGGGCAGTCGCACTCTCGTTAGGAAAAGCCAGCTCCGTATCCAGTCTGTTATACATTGAACCTGTAATTGCCATTTTCATCGCATGGGTTTGGCTGCAGGAGGTACCCAGTACTCTTTCGGTCATTGGTGGTGTGATTGCGATATTAGGGGTCCTTGTCGTTAATGGGTTCGGAAAGTACAAATCAGTGATGAAAAAAGCAGCATGAAAACGTTTTTCCAAACTCGGGAAAGCGGGAGTTGGAGATGAAATGATGGATATAAAGGATGAAATGTTTTAAAGAAAAGTGGGGAGGTAAAATTGGTAAAACGAAAATTCATGGATACAGATATGAAAGAAGCAATCGAAAAGTTGCTTGAAATTGTTAATCATCAAATAGCTACACGCTGGGTTGCAGACTGTGCTTGGTTAAACAAAGATTGTTTAAAATCCTAGTAAAGTAGTTGGAAATGACATCGGATCCTAAAGATTCATGGGAGGCAATCACTTGGAAATTGAACAAAGACTGTACGAAATGGTCATTGACTTAATAAAGGAAAGATACCCTGAAGGATGGGGCGGTGCAGCGGCAGTATGGTTAGAAGATGGTACGGCTTTAACCAGCGTAGCTCCTGATATAATAAACGATTCAACAAATCTTTGTATGGAAACAGGAGCCATATTAGAGGCTCATAAATTGAATAAGAAAATTACTCATTCAATATGTGTAGTTCGTGATGATGAGAAGTCAGAATTTAAAGTGCTTTCTCCCTGTGGAATATGTCAAGAAAGGCTTTTTTACTGGGGTCCGTCAGTTAAAGTGGCAGTAAGTTTACCAAGACACGACCTAACGTTCAAAACATTAGCAGAAGTGCAACCGTATCATTGGACTGCAGCTTATGATGAATATAAGGAAAAATGGACTGATAAATAAATTCAAGAAAGTACAATGTCGGTTGAGTCTTAGATAGGGTGCGAGCTTATTTAGAAAAGAGAAAGATATTTCAGGTCTTAAAAGATATACAGATTACGCTAATGAAAAAGAGATAATAACATCTAAATCTAAAGATAACCGGTTTTGGAAAAAACAAAATGATGATTAGAGCATGACGGTTTGAAAAATTCAACATTATATTTGGCTCCAAAATAAGGGAATCCCCCCAGGTTGATGAGATTGTTAATTATACCTGGGGAATTGGATTTTTTCGTCTTTTAAATTAATTAAAATTAAATCTATTTTTAAAGTCCCAATCTAATTTAAATGAATTATTTTCACCTGTTAAAAATTTATAATCGACGTAGGATTTTTCTTTTTTAGACATTTCATCGACAAATGGGGAATAGGTACGGAAAAACAGTTTGTTCTTCTTTTCATCAAATTCTACTAGTCTTAGCCAGCCATTTCCCCCTCGATAATTTGTTTGGTAATTGACTAGCATTTGAATGACATCATTTCCTGCTGTGTTTTGTTTTACACGATGTGCTATCCCGAAATAATGTCCATTTACAGTCATGAACACTTGATTGTGGTTCTTTACAAGTTCATCCCAAATCAGTTTGCCATTAGATGACTCGACGGCATTGGTTTTATCATCCTTAACCTTTGGAAAAATAATATCATGTGAGACGAGGATGGTCGGTTTATCTTTATGCTGATTCAGAACCTGTTTTGACCATTCCAAGTCCTTATGCAGATTTTTCATATCCACTATTAAGACTAAGTATTCATAGCTCCCTGCCTTAGCTATTGCATATGAGCTATACCCAGAGTGAGACGACCCCTTATAGTATTTTTTATTCATAAAACGCTGCGGCCCATAATGTGTTAAGAAAGGATCTCCGTCAGCATAGTCATGATTCCCTGCAGCCATCATATATGGAACTTGATTTTTATCCAGATGGGAAATGGCTCCGAGGGAAATCTGCCATTGTTTTTCTGAATCACTATCGACAATGTCCCCAACAAATGTATTCATAACGATATTGTTCTTCTTTGTGTTATTGGAAATCCAGTTCATTTGGCTTTTGAAAATCTCTGGGTTTTGGCTTGAATATTTCTGGGTATCTGGAATGAAAAGGAAATTGTAATTCTTTTTATTCGTTAGAAAGGGTAAAGCCTTGTTTGATCCTTCGAATGGTTCATCATCACGAGCATCCTGCACAAGCCATTCTTTTTCAGTCAAAGCCTTATTAGCAATTCTTATTTCCTGGATATTCCCTTTGAATAGTGCATTAAACTTATTTCCCCACTCAGATGCTCCGATGTTCCAGCCTTTACCTTTAACTGCTGCAATACCTATTACTTTTTCTGATTTTCCGTAATCACTAACGCCATTCAAAGTTAAAGTCGTCGTGTTACCGTCATTAACAACCGCCAAATGGTACCATTCATCAGCATTTAATGATCGAGACCAATTGCTTACATTGTAATTTAAATTAGATGGATGGCTTGTCCATTGGATTTTTTGATCACTGGATACAGTTAAAGCAGAAAGGATTTTCTTCTCACCTTCCAATTTATTAAGATCGGTAGCCTGTCCTTGTCTAGAAAAAAGCCCCATGACACTCTTGGAATCACTTGGCAACTTAAAAATCGCTTCAATGGTAAAACCCTTATCGAATTTCTCCGAATTGATGGGTGAACCCTTTATGGTTTTAAAATATCTTCCTGAAGGGGCGTTTTCGTAATTAGCGAACGCCAAGCTATCCACTTCTTCTTGATCATAATAATCTTCTGCAGACCATTTCATCATATTTTTTAACTTAGGCGAGGCAGGATCCCCTATCGTCACTAACTCTAAATCATTTCCATGTTTGCTTGTATCTTCTATAATTAAATTACCTTTATCGATTGAACCGCTTTTAACATGTTGTTTTGTGAATTTCCAATTTGCCACGATATTGCTTCGATTATTTTCAGCAACGGAATCAGCCGATTTGGCAATACCAGGAACAATCATACATAAGAGTGAGAGACCTATTAATGCTTTTTTCATTCTCATAAAACATTCACCCCATTACATTTTGATTAAGCGATATACATTTAACCTTTTTACTACCTGGATTAATTTGTAGCGTACTAAGCCAAGGTAGATTCCGTACAGCTGCAATATGGTATAGTTTGCTTATCTTCTCGATAACTTATTAAGGATGAGTAAAAAAGTCTTATTCCTAATAAAGACATTAGGAGATAAGGCCTAATGGATTCGATTTGACTTTTTGAAGGTTCGCTCTAATCAAGGATTACTAGGTAATTGAAAATAGGATCAATATGAAGATTCATTATAAAATTGAACTTCTGACAGCCGGAAGGTAGACAAGCGATGCTACTATAAGGACAGTGATTCATCAAGATAACGAGGTGAAAGAAATGGTAAGAAGGAGATAGGTAGCCTCCTGAAATAGATGTGGTATTAATCTTAGGAGGCTATCTTGATTTATAGGAGATGTATGAATAATGAAACAAAACAAATATGATGATACAAATTTCTTTTCTGCTTATGAGCAAATGCCCCGATCGATCAAAGGACTTGAAGCTGCGGGAAAATGGCATGTATTAAAAGAACTAATGCCAAATCTGCGCAATAAGAGTGTACTTGATTTGGGCTGCGGTTTCGGATGGCATTGCCGATTTGCCCGTGAGCAACAAGCTAGTTCCGTGATTGGTGTGGATATTTCGGACAATATGCTTCAAAGAGCTCGTGAAAAAACGGATGACCGTTTCATTTCGTATATTAAGATGCCAATTGAAGACATCGATTTTTCCGGCTCTGAATTTGATGTGGTCATCAGTTCGTTGGCTTTTCATTACATTGAGTCGTATGAGGCAATCTGCAAGAAGGTCTATGATTGTCTAAAGCCTGGAGGCACTTTTGTTTTCTCGGTTGAACATCCAATTTTTACTTCTCGAAACGAGCAAGCATGGTATGTAGATAAACAAGGAAATCATCTGCATTGGCCAGTTGACAACTATCAATCCGAAGGTGTACGTGAAACAACCTTTTTAACTGAAAACGTTGTAAAGTATCATCGTACGAGTTCAACTTATATAAATGACTTGATTGGTGCTGGTTTCAGCATTAGGGCAGTAAAGGAACCGATGCCTTCTGATGAAATGCTAAGAAGTGTTCCTGAAATGAAAGATGAAAATCGAAGGCCGATGTTTCTAATGATTTCAGCAGTGAAGTAAATGGATTCTTTAAATGATTGAAACAAGTAAGGCGTTTCTACGAAAGTAGGGACGCCTTTTAGTTATTACATTTATTCTCTAAGCAATAAAGCGTTGATTATCGGTGTTAATTAGGTAATGATTAAAACAGTAAAATATGGAAAAGAGGACTTTGGAGGAGGGAAATAGGATGGGGAATGTATTTCCGCTTATTGAAACACGACGATTGATTTTAAGGGAAGTAACGATAGAAGACGCGGGTGATATGTTTAAATATCTATCTGATACGGATGTAGTGAAGCCAATGGGGTTAGATCCATGCCAATCAGTAAATGACGTATGGGATGAAATTAAGTGGTACGAATCTATATTCCAAGAAGGTTCGGGAATTAGATGGGGAATTACATTAAAAGATTCCGGTAGGGTTATAGGAAGTTGTGGTTTTCTGAATATGGTCACCAATCATCAAAGAGCTGAAATTGGATATGAGTTAAGTAAAGATCATTGGCGAAAAGGCATTGCTAGTGAGGCATTGGAAGCCGTTGTTATGTATGGTTATTGTCACTTTCACCTAGAAAGGATTCAAGCTTTAATTGAACCAGATAATCACCCATCCCAAAAACTAGTCGAAAAACAAGGCTTTAGAAGAGAAGGTTTGCTTAGGCATTATGAATATACTTGTGGCAAATTCGATGATTTATATATGTACTCACTCATAAAAGAAGATCTTAACGGCATCATGCATTGTGAAGACCGCTAACTAAGTGCGCGGTCACATTTTGTCGACAAAATGGGTTTCGGAATGCATTCATCCCGAAACCCTTTCACGATTTTACGGAGGGAATGATTACCACTTTTTTTAAGGGGATTTTAGCGGTCTCATGCTGAAGACAAACTCAATGGAAAGCGAGTTTGACTTCAGTTTAAAAAACGTTCCGGTTTTTTTCAGAAATCAGCTCCCTTTCGGCCGACTGTATGCCAAGACCACCTAACCGCAGGCGTCTTTGGTGTCTGCCAGTTACTCCAGGAGTGTCGTGTGAATTTCTTCAATCTAATAAGTGTTTCATAAAACAGTAAAAATCCATAATGGAAACTAGTCTTAAACATGGTTCGGGATGAACAGCCTAATGTAAAAAAATTCTAGTTGATTGGAATGGAAGGTACGAGACTCCTGCGGGATAAGCGCGTCCAAGGGAGACCCCACAGGCGCAAAGAGCGCCGAGGAGGCTCCCGGACCGCCCGCGGAAAGCGAGTGCCTGGAATGGAAATCAACGTTCAAATTTACAAACCCTCAAAAAAGTAAAAGCGGTCTTTTTTATAGCTGAAAATTCATAAATTTCAGTCTCCCTATTTGCTTGTATAATCTCTTTCAACCTTACAAATTCGGGTTGAGTATGACGAGTACCAATCTTTCATGCCTTTTTCTTGTGCCTTTTTGTGAGCAGCATTTTCTTTCCAAAGCTTTATGGCATCCAGGGACTTCCAGTAGGATACGGTAATTCCTAACCCGTTTTGATCTCTTACACTTTCGACTCCTAAATAGCCATCTTGTTGAGCGGCAAGTTCATCCATGAAATCAGCGGTTGAATTGTAACTTGTGTCATCCGTATCGCTTCTTTCAGAAGTGAAAATACAAGCGTAATAGGGCGGTTCAGGGGTATTTGCAAAAAACATGAAATGATGCCTCCTTCTAACTTAATATTCAAAATAATAACACATCCGGAAGAACATGGGGAGGGTCTGTCTCCTGATAAAGCTGATTGTAATATGAAAAGCCATTCCCGGAAAGTAACCATTTTCAGACAGTCAATGAAGGTGATGGTGGGCGTTGGTCTTCAGCCAAGAAACTAGCACAAGACAGAAAGTCCACTAATCCGCAGGTCATAGGAAGAAGGGATTTTTTTCTGATTCACGAATATATTAATTTGAAGGTTTTACAAAAAAAGGAGATGGTTTTCTTGTGCGGGATTCGTCAGTAAACATATAGAAAGGGATGCATTTTTACCGAAACATCGCGATATTCTTTTGGGAAATGCATTAAAAGATTTATCGGCAGATCCAGATGTTTTGGCTATTTACCTAGCCGGTTCATTAGCAAAAGGAAACTATGATAATTACTCTGATATCGATTTGCATACCATTGTTATACCAGAACGGAAAGCAGGTTTTTTAAAGGAAAAAAGGAATAGAGCCAATAACTGGGGATATGTTTCATTTCACGAAGACTACAATCCTTCATCACCGTACGTTGTCTCTCATTATGAGTCCTTTGTGAAAGTGGATAGCTGGTATCACTCACCTGAGGAAATGGTACCTTCTATTTGGTTAAAAGAGGTTGAAGTCCTTTATGATCCCCTAAATATTTTGAGCCATGTTATTAAGGAATCAGCTAAGCAAGTGTATAAACCCTCACCGGATGAAGTTGACCATTGGAGAGGAAAGCTGCTTGCATTTGTCCACGAAACCTACCGAGCTATTATGAGGGAAGAAATATTTCATGCACTATCCAATCTTGATAGGATACGATGGTTGATTGTGTCTGGTTGGTATATGGAAATGGAAGAACACGTAGATGGACCCTATGGAGTATGGACGAAAATCGAAGGTGAAAGAAGTAAATTAGATGAAAAGCAATTATCCCTTTTGGAAGGTTGGGATTGTGGCCGTAATACAAATGAAATCATGAAAACGTTAAGAGATATGATCCCAGAATTCCTTAGACTTAATAAATACCTTTGCACACAAGTGGGTGTCGAAGCAAATGAAGACCATATCAAACGAATAATGGATATGGCTATCTGATACTTTTGCTAAGGTTAAGGGACATCCTACATTTGGAACTCAGGAAATAACATTAGTGTAATCACTTTTGGAGGGATGACTAAGTGGCAGAATTGGTATATCATGTAGCCGTTTCACTGGACAATTTCATTGCCGATCAAGCAATGTTGGAAGGGGATATCAATCATTCTTTTTTCTTATTTGAAGGAGATCATGTCCCAGACTTTTTATCTGATATCCAGCATTATGAAGCGGTGTTGATGGGAAGTAAAACATATGAATTTGGATTTCAATTCGGATCTAAACCGGGTGAACCAGGCTATAAGGGTTTGAAACATTATATATTCTCGAGCTCCCTTCAGTTTGAATCGAATGAGGAGGTAGAACTTATCAAAGGAAACGCCGTGGCGTTTATTAAAAACCTCAAGCAGCAAGCTGACGGAAAGCTATGGCTTTGCGGAGGCGGAGAACTGGCTGGAACGTTATTAAAACATAAACTCATTGATCAATTGGTGTTGAAAGTGAATCCAGTCATAATCGGTGAAGGCATCCCTCTTTTCGGCAGCGTTAAGCCGAGTCTAAAATTAGATTTAGTTGAAATGAAACAATATCCAAACGGAGTGATTAAACCCACATATAATATTATTTATACTTAGGAATATGGGTAAAACTTCATCTCCCAATTCAGGGGTGTTTTACTGCAGTAGTGGGGGGGCGTTGGAGCAGCCCCCTTTTTTAATGCAACAAATCTTCATTCGG
It contains:
- a CDS encoding cytochrome P450; amino-acid sequence: MTQERKSTSAVEQYANLIPMSEIDSNADQLFPFPIFNSLRQKTPVRYDEARSCWDVFRYEDVHYILKNPKLFSSERGAGTLQGSILTMDPPRHTKMRNLVNKAFTPKAVKDLKNKIEEVTLYLLDQVNEKGTMDLVHNLAGPLPVIIIAELLGVPAKDRDLFKTYSDVLVAGAKDGSNEAFQRMAQKRKEGSGFLKEYFKKIILERKINPEEDLISLLLAAKIDGEKLTEDEVLSFCVLLLVAGNETTTNLITNAVRYMTEDKNIQEQARTNLPLIPKLVEETLRFYPPIQAIGRVTKEHVKVGGTTIQKGEQVICWVASANRDEQKFAEPNRFTLERKLNPHLSFGFGIHFCLGAPLARLEAEVALVTLLSTFAKLEGVKGTELEAIPSPFVFGVKRLPLKITR
- a CDS encoding DMT family transporter; translation: MNTKAFLLASITVIIWGSTFAAIRAGLHGGYSAGHLVLVRYLIASGIFVLYALWPGVKFRLPKKEDLLRISILAFIGISMYHIGVTFGELTVSAGTAGMLIGSAPVFIAIIAAIVLKERLGLFGWIGLGIGFTGITLITLGTAGPSLTISEGAFLVLMSAVASAVFFVFQKPLFSRYNPIELTAYFTWIGTIPFFIFFPGLFQEMQHATMEGHLSAIFVGIFPAAIGYVTWAVALSLGKASSVSSLLYIEPVIAIFIAWVWLQEVPSTLSVIGGVIAILGVLVVNGFGKYKSVMKKAA
- a CDS encoding cytidine deaminase, which produces MEIEQRLYEMVIDLIKERYPEGWGGAAAVWLEDGTALTSVAPDIINDSTNLCMETGAILEAHKLNKKITHSICVVRDDEKSEFKVLSPCGICQERLFYWGPSVKVAVSLPRHDLTFKTLAEVQPYHWTAAYDEYKEKWTDK
- a CDS encoding LamG-like jellyroll fold domain-containing protein; this translates as MRMKKALIGLSLLCMIVPGIAKSADSVAENNRSNIVANWKFTKQHVKSGSIDKGNLIIEDTSKHGNDLELVTIGDPASPKLKNMMKWSAEDYYDQEEVDSLAFANYENAPSGRYFKTIKGSPINSEKFDKGFTIEAIFKLPSDSKSVMGLFSRQGQATDLNKLEGEKKILSALTVSSDQKIQWTSHPSNLNYNVSNWSRSLNADEWYHLAVVNDGNTTTLTLNGVSDYGKSEKVIGIAAVKGKGWNIGASEWGNKFNALFKGNIQEIRIANKALTEKEWLVQDARDDEPFEGSNKALPFLTNKKNYNFLFIPDTQKYSSQNPEIFKSQMNWISNNTKKNNIVMNTFVGDIVDSDSEKQWQISLGAISHLDKNQVPYMMAAGNHDYADGDPFLTHYGPQRFMNKKYYKGSSHSGYSSYAIAKAGSYEYLVLIVDMKNLHKDLEWSKQVLNQHKDKPTILVSHDIIFPKVKDDKTNAVESSNGKLIWDELVKNHNQVFMTVNGHYFGIAHRVKQNTAGNDVIQMLVNYQTNYRGGNGWLRLVEFDEKKNKLFFRTYSPFVDEMSKKEKSYVDYKFLTGENNSFKLDWDFKNRFNFN
- a CDS encoding class I SAM-dependent methyltransferase, with amino-acid sequence MKQNKYDDTNFFSAYEQMPRSIKGLEAAGKWHVLKELMPNLRNKSVLDLGCGFGWHCRFAREQQASSVIGVDISDNMLQRAREKTDDRFISYIKMPIEDIDFSGSEFDVVISSLAFHYIESYEAICKKVYDCLKPGGTFVFSVEHPIFTSRNEQAWYVDKQGNHLHWPVDNYQSEGVRETTFLTENVVKYHRTSSTYINDLIGAGFSIRAVKEPMPSDEMLRSVPEMKDENRRPMFLMISAVK
- a CDS encoding GNAT family protein, whose translation is MGNVFPLIETRRLILREVTIEDAGDMFKYLSDTDVVKPMGLDPCQSVNDVWDEIKWYESIFQEGSGIRWGITLKDSGRVIGSCGFLNMVTNHQRAEIGYELSKDHWRKGIASEALEAVVMYGYCHFHLERIQALIEPDNHPSQKLVEKQGFRREGLLRHYEYTCGKFDDLYMYSLIKEDLNGIMHCEDR
- a CDS encoding antibiotic biosynthesis monooxygenase translates to MFFANTPEPPYYACIFTSERSDTDDTSYNSTADFMDELAAQQDGYLGVESVRDQNGLGITVSYWKSLDAIKLWKENAAHKKAQEKGMKDWYSSYSTRICKVERDYTSK
- a CDS encoding nucleotidyltransferase domain-containing protein; the protein is MGNALKDLSADPDVLAIYLAGSLAKGNYDNYSDIDLHTIVIPERKAGFLKEKRNRANNWGYVSFHEDYNPSSPYVVSHYESFVKVDSWYHSPEEMVPSIWLKEVEVLYDPLNILSHVIKESAKQVYKPSPDEVDHWRGKLLAFVHETYRAIMREEIFHALSNLDRIRWLIVSGWYMEMEEHVDGPYGVWTKIEGERSKLDEKQLSLLEGWDCGRNTNEIMKTLRDMIPEFLRLNKYLCTQVGVEANEDHIKRIMDMAI